One bacterium genomic window, GCTCGATGTGCAGGTGGCGTTCCGCGGACAGCACGCCATGCAGGTTTATTACTCTGAAGTCCCCGTGGCGATAGAAGCCGCTACCGGTCTGACCGATTCATACATCGCTCACCTTCCGTTAGCCAAGCGCGGAAGGCCCGGTCACGAAAAAACCGCGCCGCTCGACTATCTTAACTCACGCGGGGTGGAGTTTATGCTGGTTGGGATCGCCGTACCAGGGAGTTTGGCTGATTCGCTGACCCAGATTTCGTTTGGGGGGTACTCTGCCCGAATCCTTCAATACAATGGTGAGGTGATGGAGAAACTTCGGCAATACCCGGAAGTACGGTTCATTGATATCCCGGGTTTTCTGGATACGTGGATCCCGCAGCTTCCGTATTTACCGCCAGACCTTGCCAAAAACAGCTACGAGTTCTTCCAAGATTTTTATTTCCGCAGTACACCAGACCCAGTCCGTCAGGCGCGTTTCAGCGCAGCGGTCGGCCAGAAGAAGTAAGCTCGGTCAGCTCACTGCGTTTTGTGAGTGACGTAGGCGTTCGCCTGCGAGGTCGGGAGAATGATCACTTCGGCGATCTGGATATGCGCCGGGCGTTCGGCGACCCAGAGAACCGCGTCGGCGACATCCTCGGCGGCCAACGGCCTGAATCCCTGGTAGACCTTTTTGGCTCGCTCTTCATCTCCATGGAATCGGACCAGCGAAAACTCTGTTTCGACCGCCCCGGGGTCGACAGTTGAAACACGGATCGGAGTATCTACCAGATCGAGGCGAAGTCCCTTGGTAAGCGCGTCGACGGCGAACTTGCTGGCGCAGTAGACCGAGCCATTAGGGTAAACATCGTGGCCGGCGATCGAACCTATATTGATGACATGACCTGACTGTCGTTTGATCATACCGGGGACGACTGCGCGGGTACAGTACAGCAACCCCTTCACATTGGTATTGATCATCTCTTCCTGATCGGCGATGTCAGCTTCGTGAAGTTTGGCCAGGCCACGGGCCTTGCCGGCGTTGTTCACCAGGATATCAATGGCGGCAAAATCGGGCGGGATCGAAGCGACTGCCTGTTCCACGGCCAGCCGATCCTGAACATCCAATTCAATCAAGTGGCACTTGGTCGGCAGTTTTGACGCAACGGCCTGCAACCGTTCGAACCGGCGTGCGGCTAGAACCAGCTTACAACCGGCCTGGGCGAATTTTTGAGCGGTCGCTTCGCCAATCCCTGACGATGCGCCGGTCACAAATACTGTCTTCCCCTGTAAATGAGACATGAATGGTCCTTTCCTGAGGCCCCAAATGTAGTCCCCCTTGACTGTTTAGTCAACCGGCAGGTCCCAGAACCGCTGCATTTCGCTATGGATGGCTGCTCATAAGGATGGCAATTCGCCCATAGTCTGAACAGGAGATTTGGGGCCAATAATCTCAGTGGTCTACTATCGTCGCTTTATATGGCTGTGATGCAACTACTTAATGTTTTCAGTGGAATGTTTGGCTGTCAGGAAATTGCGGCATGGTATCTGCAAAGGGATAGTCAGGACAATTAAGGTTTATCTGGAATGCCCGATAGAAAGAGTATGGTACGAGTCCCATCCTTTCGGGCAGACAGGAAGAATCGAGGACCGAACCATGGCGACAGCAAAGAAACGAGTGAGCGGGATGCCCAAGAAGAACTATTGGCACCTGTACAGTCTGCAGAATCTTGAAGGAGATAAGTTGGCGAAGATAGTCAACAAGATACTGCGCAAGGAGTTTGTGCTTATCAAGTAGTTCTCCGGAGGTTTTTTCACTTGACAGCGGGTAGGGCCGGCGGTAGCTTCGAAACTTGAGTCGGCCGACGGGTCGCTCGTATTCTGTTAGTGGAAGGGACTTTGGGGAGGATTTGGTTTTTACGTTGGGGTTCATTACATGAGTCAATTACGCAAATTGTGGCAAAATAAAGTCACGTTTTGGTTTCTGCATGAAACGGAAGGCGCTCTG contains:
- a CDS encoding SDR family oxidoreductase, which produces MSHLQGKTVFVTGASSGIGEATAQKFAQAGCKLVLAARRFERLQAVASKLPTKCHLIELDVQDRLAVEQAVASIPPDFAAIDILVNNAGKARGLAKLHEADIADQEEMINTNVKGLLYCTRAVVPGMIKRQSGHVINIGSIAGHDVYPNGSVYCASKFAVDALTKGLRLDLVDTPIRVSTVDPGAVETEFSLVRFHGDEERAKKVYQGFRPLAAEDVADAVLWVAERPAHIQIAEVIILPTSQANAYVTHKTQ